Proteins encoded within one genomic window of Sulfuricurvum sp. IAE1:
- a CDS encoding NYN domain-containing protein, giving the protein MFWRKLFRKKALPLPETTPQNKTLAIIDAAYLTSIAHKVDITRLNGVIEHIAGEKPYNTVWFTSFAPSGNDVGFVEALKRGGIEVVQYHHGARTSKCTKCGHVDEFIVQKGVDVGIAIRVMNELYSDSFSRLVFIAGDGDFSELLSIVRKKGKEVVLIGTRRTTSKFLIAAVGGFVEFSEHFLRICTYGRLDTNDFKHWIGIQKSNLLRKNAAETAA; this is encoded by the coding sequence ATGTTTTGGCGGAAACTCTTTCGTAAAAAAGCGTTGCCTCTTCCAGAGACTACGCCGCAGAACAAAACGCTTGCCATCATCGATGCGGCCTACCTCACCAGCATCGCCCACAAGGTCGATATCACCAGGCTAAACGGCGTGATCGAACATATCGCCGGTGAAAAACCATACAACACCGTATGGTTCACGTCGTTTGCTCCCAGCGGTAACGATGTCGGATTCGTCGAAGCACTCAAACGCGGAGGGATCGAGGTGGTGCAATACCACCACGGGGCGCGGACGTCAAAATGCACCAAGTGCGGTCATGTTGATGAATTCATCGTTCAAAAAGGGGTCGATGTCGGTATTGCGATTCGGGTCATGAACGAACTTTATTCCGATTCCTTCTCAAGGCTCGTCTTTATCGCAGGAGACGGCGATTTCTCTGAGCTGCTCAGTATCGTCCGCAAAAAAGGGAAGGAGGTCGTTCTGATCGGGACACGTCGGACCACCTCCAAATTTCTGATTGCCGCGGTTGGAGGGTTTGTCGAGTTTTCCGAGCATTTCCTTCGGATCTGCACCTACGGGCGCCTGGATACCAATGACTTTAAACACTGGATTGGAATCCAAAAATCGAATCTCTTGCGCAAAAACGCCGCGGAAACGGCGGCATAA
- a CDS encoding DNA topoisomerase, which translates to MNLLIVSSAELSSRAILTLDQTAWKVVVPSLYSEKWLGSGRETPLGTIRQYLPRFEGIFIEEGLKIDAIELLQHAIDTLDIKEYTLCDFESISDIQTSIDNGYFVDRHHAAAKRAEYEINKLFISRLSKGIKSSVIEQRIATHKRNFPRAGYEEINKMSRAWHKQLNNFFVLLPTIAGLYWIVKAERTILAHDPKVIHRIYVQYKKDGVEFTVPFSTVYTEEFIQECNDTVEYLRSHENAHRVSFYQSEVRDVKPTYRPVVLSFLQSKMFYLYHFSIEYTTKLAKRLYHAGLITDPSTSSHRVPGEISIALIRYLNEKYGEDYVLQHERDFQGEDESQAIAILPLHLEEAYAPENVEFTPEFNRINFDSPKMKQDALTMYAFIFAITEWTQMKDAIYDISALQIRVGSKKLEAKANHLVDVYDPEKRKFVPQKCWKSANTDLLNALSVGDGDMPEESFSVVLPKCSHNEILYPTNVSYSTSVPKRPPRYGVGRFNTQILGGKGIGTAASFHIIQNNLIAANLVTLANTMMHPQEIAMEVVAWCELYAPLLLDEKNVREYWDRLDRIRFEGEDPDQLIGEYQYYIDEVLKAAGVQSEPTTLTPAQINLAKSIAIQKNIMIDDPESFFSDPERVKHLLNTFVHEETKEENRLFKCPICRQGYVFAKEFISPQDRSRSLYYACENDQCFVMFDNNIDEFFVKKGKALDQKERLEALTNIASKQHLKNKGYLFTDFIGKNSKSYEAKVFIDTFFDAKQRKRYTLKLQF; encoded by the coding sequence ATGAATCTCTTGATCGTTTCGTCGGCCGAATTGTCCTCCCGCGCGATTCTCACCCTCGACCAGACCGCATGGAAAGTGGTGGTACCGTCGCTTTATTCGGAAAAATGGCTCGGCTCCGGGCGGGAAACACCGCTTGGTACTATTCGCCAATACCTCCCTCGTTTTGAAGGGATTTTCATCGAGGAGGGGCTGAAGATCGACGCGATAGAATTGCTCCAGCACGCCATAGACACCCTCGACATCAAAGAATACACACTATGCGATTTCGAGAGCATAAGCGACATTCAAACTTCGATCGATAACGGCTATTTCGTCGATCGTCACCATGCCGCGGCCAAGCGAGCGGAATACGAGATAAACAAACTCTTTATCAGCCGACTTTCCAAGGGGATTAAGTCGTCGGTAATCGAGCAGCGCATCGCGACACATAAACGCAATTTCCCGCGGGCCGGATATGAAGAGATTAACAAAATGAGCCGTGCGTGGCACAAGCAGCTCAATAATTTTTTCGTACTGCTGCCGACGATAGCAGGCTTGTACTGGATTGTCAAAGCCGAACGGACGATTTTAGCCCATGATCCGAAGGTCATCCACAGAATCTACGTCCAGTACAAAAAAGACGGGGTGGAGTTTACCGTCCCGTTCAGCACCGTTTACACCGAAGAATTCATCCAAGAGTGTAACGACACGGTGGAGTATCTGCGCAGCCACGAGAACGCACACAGGGTGAGTTTCTACCAAAGCGAGGTACGCGACGTCAAGCCGACCTATCGCCCCGTGGTGCTCTCGTTTCTCCAGTCCAAAATGTTCTACCTCTACCATTTTTCGATCGAGTACACCACAAAACTTGCCAAAAGGCTCTACCATGCGGGGCTTATTACCGATCCATCAACAAGTTCCCACCGCGTTCCGGGGGAAATATCGATCGCTCTTATCCGATACCTGAACGAAAAATACGGCGAGGATTACGTTCTTCAGCATGAGCGTGATTTTCAGGGGGAAGACGAGTCGCAGGCAATCGCCATCCTGCCGCTTCACCTGGAAGAGGCATACGCACCTGAAAACGTCGAATTTACTCCCGAGTTCAACCGCATCAATTTTGATTCGCCGAAGATGAAGCAAGACGCGCTGACGATGTACGCCTTTATCTTTGCGATTACCGAGTGGACGCAGATGAAAGATGCCATTTACGATATATCCGCTCTCCAGATCCGCGTCGGCAGTAAAAAGCTCGAAGCCAAGGCAAATCACCTTGTCGATGTGTATGACCCGGAAAAACGCAAATTCGTCCCACAGAAGTGCTGGAAAAGCGCCAATACTGACCTCTTGAACGCACTGAGCGTCGGTGACGGCGATATGCCGGAGGAGTCGTTTTCGGTTGTGTTGCCAAAGTGCAGTCACAACGAAATTCTATACCCCACGAACGTGAGCTATTCGACATCGGTTCCAAAGCGGCCGCCGCGGTACGGGGTAGGGCGCTTCAACACCCAAATCCTCGGCGGAAAGGGGATCGGCACCGCGGCATCGTTCCACATCATCCAAAACAATCTGATCGCGGCCAATCTCGTAACTCTGGCAAACACGATGATGCACCCGCAGGAGATCGCGATGGAGGTCGTCGCGTGGTGCGAACTCTACGCCCCGTTGTTGCTGGACGAAAAAAATGTCCGTGAATACTGGGACCGCCTCGATCGCATCCGTTTTGAGGGGGAAGACCCGGACCAGCTCATCGGGGAATACCAATACTACATTGATGAGGTTTTAAAAGCCGCTGGGGTGCAGAGCGAACCGACAACACTCACACCGGCACAGATAAACCTCGCCAAATCAATCGCCATCCAAAAAAATATTATGATCGACGACCCGGAGAGCTTTTTTTCAGATCCTGAGCGTGTTAAACATCTGCTCAATACCTTCGTACACGAAGAAACAAAAGAGGAGAATCGCCTGTTCAAATGCCCGATATGTCGCCAGGGATATGTTTTTGCAAAGGAGTTCATCAGCCCGCAAGATCGGTCGAGAAGCCTGTATTATGCGTGCGAGAACGATCAGTGCTTTGTGATGTTCGACAACAATATCGACGAGTTCTTTGTCAAAAAAGGGAAGGCGCTGGATCAGAAAGAGCGGCTTGAAGCATTGACCAATATCGCGTCAAAACAACACCTCAAAAACAAGGGGTATCTCTTCACCGATTTTATCGGCAAAAACAGCAAATCCTACGAGGCCAAGGTGTTTATTGACACCTTTTTCGATGCGAAGCAAAGAAAGCGCTACACTCTGAAACTTCAATTCTAA